TTTGGTGGCCGAGCAATAAACTCAATCATTCGCACCATGGCACAACAAATTACCAGCACAGCTATGCAAACACAATTCCAAACGCTAACAGCAGAGCTTCATGAGAAGGGATTTTTAAGGGAATCGGATATGTTGCAAGCCCTAGAATACTCGAGCGAAAATATGAAGTGGATTGAAGAGAAAAGTGTACAAATTACTGCCTGGTTGGATGAGCAATACCGTCCTACAACAAACGCATCATCTTCAACAACTGTGACAACGCAAACTCCACCGCCAGTAACCACTACCAGTACTGTTGCTAGCCCTAGTTCGACCACCGTTACGACCTATAGTTACGTTTCAGCTTCCAGTAATGCAACTGTACCAACCACAACGGCTGTATATACGTCTTTCAGTACGTCTGAGAATGTGACTACCTCATCGACCGTTTTCGTTAATTTAACAACAACTTCTATGCCAGAGGCTGACAATTTGCATTCGAATCATGCTGCACGAGCAAATATGTGCGATTGCTTTTTCATGTTGTTCGGTGTGTTTGCTTATGTAGCGTATCATCGTTTTGAAACTTTAGTGCTTTAAAGCTTGGAACGAATGCTCTTTTGATTGAggagaaatattttttttaacatgtgTTAACATTTATTGTgtaaaaaacataatcaaaataaaagtTAACATTCAAACTCATGTTCGATTGTTTTATTAAATGTTTGCTTGTGCGCTGCTGAGCAATACCCAGCGCCAGAGATTAAGCTTATATGAATGGAAACGATAGCTTCATAGCTTCACTGGTTTGTTCAATAGATGGCGCTTTATAACTCCATTTTTTGAATTCTCACTCGCTTCTATGCTAATAGAATCGCATTGAagatttaaacaatcgtatcgccttTCTAGTTCTGTTCAGAGTTCGGAGGGAGGAGAAAGCTCTCAAAGCGAGGAAAGCTTTTAGATTCCTTTTAGGCTGAGAGTTTGAGCCGTTTAGAACTCGTTTAggggtcgtttagtggatttgtggcacctGGATGCAGTCTTCCATCCTCGAAGTCACTCCATCTCCGGTAAGATTTGCTTCAACTCCACTGTGCCTCGTGCCGAACTGAGGGTTACTATTAAACACCTTCATGGTATGAGTCCGTCATCCATACAGCTCAGCAAACTCGCGATTGATCATTTATCGCAGGAGCCTGCTGCATGACATACCAAGCTCGAATGCGTACCTTTAGATGTCTTTCCAAGTAGCACTTCCAGCTTTCGATCACAACTTTCTTTCCCATCATCTTGCTTAGTGTAAAGGTTGTTTGTGATTTCCAAAAACGTATCTACCCCAATCACAAAAGATTAATCTTACTAGGCTGGTAAATTAAAAATCCAACAAAAATCACTGTGAAAATATTGTGCTATGAGGCTATagtaaagaaaaattaaatatttttaaaatcgcATTGTCGTggtagttctagcgatgcataaaatcaatacaaaaccaaccaacagTAAAGAGCTATTATAGCAAAGCATGCTTGATTGGGTACCATcgacagatggcgccacctgctttttgctatttttgttaATGTTCCAGCCATttaccgtctgctaaacgGAGACGTTTACGATTCATTTTAAACTGAAAGCATGCGTCGTTAAGACACCGTTTTGTTTCAGGTATAAGGGACATATTGAAGTTTTATACAAGCTTAGTAAAAATGTGGGAAACACTTGAAGTACAGGTACATTCGTGGTGCTCGTCTTTGAATCGTTATGCTAATGGAAAATCTGTAGAACTACAGCAAAAATTGCTAATCGAAGGTTcggttatttttttaaaacggtTGCAGTGATTCaactattatttaattttactttcaaaacattaaacatgaTTAATGTATGATAATTTTAGGTTTATTTTGTTCTATCTTTATGTTCACGACAGTGTaccatttttgcgaccatccCATTAATCCCTTAGCCTTCCCGCTTTTACAAACGCTGCCACAGTCGATAGCAAGATAAGAAATCCCCGTTATCGAATCAGCTAATTCCTAATCAAACACGACTCAAACTACACCGTTTCTTTtcagctaaaaaaaaagaaaaagaaaacgaatccATCACATTAATTAAACAAAGCCGCGCCCGGCCATTCCCACAGCTCTTGGCATTGTAACCATGTTAAAACCTATGCTAGCGAATGTGTTGCTCTCTTGCTTCCGACAGATGTCATACAGTGCACCGGCCGCGTTTCAGCAATTGCAGGCAACCTCCCGTAGACTCTTGAAGGCTGCCACATAACTAATTGTACCTGAACGAACCCGGTTACGGGTAAGCCTCGCCCGTCTTGCTGCGCGCTACGATGCTACGGCACTCTACGCTACTCTATTAAAACCGAATACAGAATGTGTTATATCTGCGCCTACGCCTCCTAGTGGCAGAATGTTTCGTACACGTTGGCGCCGAGCGTCCGTAGCTTTTCCGAGTGTAGGAAATGCACAATCATCGACGACATCAGGTCCGTCTCCTCGGGCAGTGCGGGCACTAGCCCGTTGCTGACCGTACCGTTAGCGCCCGCGGGCACTGGTGCCACCTTACTCGCCAGTCCGTTCACGATCGGGATCAACTTTGCAAGCGAAATCGTAATTCCGTTTATGTTGGCGATGCTTTCCACGTTCAGGTTCGATTTGGAGTTTTGTTTGCTCGCCCCACTCGACGAGCTCATGTAATAGTCCGCCAGCTTGTCCATCACTTTGGCCAGCCCGATGCTGACGTTCGCAAGACTTACCTCGGTCGATTCCACACTTTCCAGCACGTCAAGCGTTTCCTGGAACATGGTGCTGAACGCACCGTCGACACCGGTCAGCGAGGCGCCCGGATTGGGCAGCGTGTACGTAGCGATACCGTCGATCGGATTGCCCTTCTCATTGTTCAGCGCCATCTCGATCGACCAGAGGAGTGTTTCGGTGTCGGCCAGCGTAAGCTGCTGCTTCAGGCTGTACCGCTGCATCACGGTGGTCACATTCTTGCGAACGATTTCGATCAGCCGATCGATACCGTCACGCATAAAGTGCTGTATCAGCGATAGATAAGCCGTCTGCACCTCGAGCGATATCGCCTGCTGCTGACTATCCTCGACCGTCGCCTTGTACAGATAGCCGCCGAGGATGTTGATCTGCACCCGCAGCGTAACGGCCAGCATCGAGGCGCCGTACACGAGCGTGATGAGCCGCGTGAAGGCCACGATGCGCAGCTCTTCCCATAGCTCCAGCTTGTTGTCCGGGTTGGTGCGCAGCTTCGCGAGGATGTCGTCCGTGCTGAGGCTTTGAAACACTTTCTCGGACAAGGCTGGCGACAGGCCCAAAATGGTCTGATTGCAGGTGCGATCCGTACACTCGTAGTGCTGCATGCGCTTCAGCTTTTCGCCAATCTCCTTCGCCTGGCGCTCTTGCAGCTCGCGCAGCTTGTACTGTAACCATTTCAGCAGAAACACGCTGCCACCGATCACAACGCCCGTGGTGATGAATTTTCTCCGATGCCGGTAAATGAAATCTTTTATGCTTGACCACATTACGCTGTCTGAAAGCGGGGGATAGAAGGGcgataaaaaaacagtaacaaCAATAAAACCACCTTGTAAACATAGAACGTAATTGAATGATAATGCAGGAATTGGGGTGACAGAGGGGGAGATGTTTCTTACCCGAATGTTGCTGCTCTGCTGCTTTCGGGGTGATTTCACCACCCAAAGGTCAACGGGATCGCCGGGGTAGCCGGAAGGTTGCTTTTTTCGCATAGAACGTCTGCAGAGGTGCTGCGTTCTGGGCTGTTTCAAAACACGAGAATCTTttcgtgtgcgtttgttttctttttctacgGCAATCGATAGCTGTCAAACGGACAAATGTAGGGTTCGTATACTCGCTGCAAAGTAGAGTCAATTGTACCTTTTGgaaggttttattttaattttatctgCATAACTAATTCATGTTTATGCTATACGTTACGTTAAAGATGtaccaaaaaatattttttccgtAGTTTGGGCGACGTAAATGGAAAACAAGTTCGGTGCCCTGCACATTGCCCACTCCGTGCAAAATGAACCGGTTCTCGCAATACGTAAACTGAACCGGTTCATTTGTGCCACACAGCTTTTAAATATTGACCGTTGCATTACGTTGTAAAGagacatttttaaattatttctttttttaactgaATAAAGGTTCAAAAAGGAATCAATAAAGTTTCTGCTCCTCATCAACAGCCATATTTAAAGCGAtgatatagtttttttttcagccgAAGCTGTAATAATGTGTattagaataaataaaaaataaataaatgacaaaaccatttaacatgcatttatttcacaaatttttttttctcatatttttattttgaaagatTATTTAACGTGTGTAAGATTAATGAAAATCCGTCCAAAATtataattcataaaaaaaattgagttgaagtaaattaaaattgtgtttgtgtgtaaattaaaaatgtttgtaGTAAATTACATTCTTGTAGGCAATATTAAAGTAAGAGAAAGAGTATCTTTTTCGTGTATATGTGTACAGTTTAtaaacattcttcttcttcttttggcacaacaaccgctgtcggtcaaggcctgcctttgtacccactagtgaagtgagcaggatagtcagtcctacgtatgggggcacggtctattcggggcttgaacccatgacgggcatgtttttaagtcgttcgagttgacgactgtaccaccagaccggcccaaaacATTATAAATTGGAAAAATATAGTCAACACTTGTACTGACCGCACATTTTCCTTCGATTTCCCAAAGCGTGATATACGCTTGAGTGTACATAACGTACAAGGATATCACGTATATGACTATTTGAAACAAAAGATCAAATTTAATCTACttataacagaaaaaaaacacaacagatttcacttttttctattttactAAGTTTATTGTAATTTTTGCTATCTCTTACACCTTAGTACAACCTTATTGATCCACTGGAGTTGTGAAAACGTATAATTATAGAAATCCATCAAT
This is a stretch of genomic DNA from Anopheles merus strain MAF chromosome 2R, AmerM5.1, whole genome shotgun sequence. It encodes these proteins:
- the LOC121588553 gene encoding peroxisomal biogenesis factor 3; this encodes MWSSIKDFIYRHRRKFITTGVVIGGSVFLLKWLQYKLRELQERQAKEIGEKLKRMQHYECTDRTCNQTILGLSPALSEKVFQSLSTDDILAKLRTNPDNKLELWEELRIVAFTRLITLVYGASMLAVTLRVQINILGGYLYKATVEDSQQQAISLEVQTAYLSLIQHFMRDGIDRLIEIVRKNVTTVMQRYSLKQQLTLADTETLLWSIEMALNNEKGNPIDGIATYTLPNPGASLTGVDGAFSTMFQETLDVLESVESTEVSLANVSIGLAKVMDKLADYYMSSSSGASKQNSKSNLNVESIANINGITISLAKLIPIVNGLASKVAPVPAGANGTVSNGLVPALPEETDLMSSMIVHFLHSEKLRTLGANVYETFCH